A region of Anguilla anguilla isolate fAngAng1 chromosome 18, fAngAng1.pri, whole genome shotgun sequence DNA encodes the following proteins:
- the akt3a gene encoding RAC-gamma serine/threonine-protein kinase, which yields MSDVTIVKEGWVQKRGEYIKNWRPRYFLLKTDGSFIGYKEKPQDADLPYPLNNFSVAKCQLMKTERPKPNTFIIRCLQWTTVIERTFHVDSPEERDEWADAIQTVADKLQRQEEERIQCSPTSQIDNICEEEMDTSTSHHKRKTMNDFDYLKLLGKGTFGKVILVREKASGKYYAMKILKKEVIIAKDEVAHTLTESRVLKNTRHPFLTSLKYSFQTKDRLCFVMEYVNGGELFFHLSRERVFSEDRTRFYGAEIVSALDYLHSAKIVYRDLKLENLMLDKDGHIKITDFGLCKEGITDAATMKTFCGTPEYLAPEVLEDNDYGRAVDWWGLGVVMYEMMCGRLPFYNQDHEKLFELILMEDIKFPRTLSADAKSLLSGLLIKDPNKRLGGGPDDAKEIMRHSFFTGIDWQDIYDKKLIPPFKPQVSSETDTRYFDEEFTAQTITITPPEKFDEDGMDCMDNERRPHFPQFSYSASGRE from the exons GAGAATACATTAAGAACTGGAGACCGCGCTACTTCCTGTTGAAAACCGATGGCTCCTTCATTGGTTACAAAGAGAAGCCCCAAGATGCTGACCTCCCTTACCCTCTCAATAATTTTTCTGTGGCAA aatgCCAGCTGATGAAGACAGAACGACCAAAGCCGAACACCTTCATCATCAGGTGTCTGCAGTGGACCACGGTCATCGAGAGGACCTTTCATGTGGACTCTCCTGAGGAAAG GGACGAGTGGGCAGACGCCATACAGACTGTGGCAGATAAACTCCaaagacaggaggaggagagaatcCAGTGCAGCCCCACGTCACAGATCGACAACATCTGTGAGGAGGAGATGGACACCTCCACCAGCCACCACAAACGCAAG ACAATGAATGACTTTGACTACTTAAAGCTCCTGGGAAAAGGCACTTTTGGAAAAGTCATTCTAGTGAGGGAGAAGGCAAGTGGGAAATATTATGCAATGAAGATTCTGAAGAAAGAAGTCATTATTGCAAAG GACGAGGTGGctcacacacttacagaaaGCAGAGTGCTAAAAAACACGAGACACCCTTTCTTAACC TCTCTGAAGTACTCCTTCCAGACTAAAGACCGCTTGTGCTTCGTTATGGAATATGTCAACGGCGGCGAG ctgtttttccatttgtCGAGAGAGAGGGTGTTCTCCGAGGACCGCACGCGCTTCTACGGCGCCGAGATCGTCTCCGCTCTCGACTACCTGCACTCCGCCAAGATCGTGTACCGCGATCTCAAG TTGGAGAACCTAATGCTTGACAAGGATGGTCACATCAAAATCACCGACTTCGGCCTGTGTAAAGAAGGAATCACTGATGCTGCCACCATGAAGACGTTCTGTGGTACGCCAGAGTACCTGGCGCCAGAG GTGCTGGAGGATAATGACTACGGGCGGGCGGTGGACTGGTGGGGGCTGGGCGTGGTCATGTACGAGATGATGTGCGGCCGACTGCCCTTCTACAACCAGGACCACGAGAAGCTGTTTGAGCTCATCCTGATGGAGGACATCAAGTTCCCCCGAACCCTCTCCGCCGATGCCAAGTCCCTACTGTCCGGGCTGCTCATTAAGGACCCTAACAAGAG ACTTGGCGGTGGTCCAGACGATGCAAAGGAAATAATGCGGCACAGTTTCTTTACTGGAATCGACTGGCAGGATATCTACGATAAAAAG CTCATACCTCCATTCAAGCCTCAGGTGTCGTCAGAGACGGATACCAGGTATTTTGATGAAGAATTCACAGCACAGACGATTACAATAACACCTCCTGAAAAAT tTGATGAAGATGGTATGGACTGCATGGATAATGAGAGACGGCCTCACTTCCCCCAGTTCTCGTACTCGGCCAGCGGGCGGGAGTGA